From the Streptomyces nigrescens genome, one window contains:
- the trpS gene encoding tryptophan--tRNA ligase — protein MAMTAGAGTRIFSGVQPTGHLTLGNYLGAVRRWAEVDQHRAEALFCVVDLHALTVEHDPARLRRVSRQAATLLLAAGLDPELCTVFVQSHVEEHLRLSYLMECTASDGEMRRMIQYKEKAAREQARGGSVRLSLLTYPALMAADILAYGTHEVPVGEDQAQHVELTRDLAVRFNQRYGATFVVPKATHPVVAARVRDLQEPTSKMGKSHARTAGVVYLLDEPEVVRKKVLRAVTDAGRDVAYEPEQRPGVANLLNVLAACTGGDPRRLAEEYDSYGALKKDVAEAVVEMLRPVRERHAELAADPSSVDAVLRRGAERARSLARPRVDAAFEAVGLLPAG, from the coding sequence ATGGCGATGACGGCGGGCGCGGGGACGCGGATTTTCAGCGGGGTGCAGCCGACAGGGCATCTGACGCTGGGGAACTACCTCGGGGCGGTGCGGCGGTGGGCCGAGGTGGACCAGCACCGGGCGGAGGCGCTGTTCTGTGTGGTGGATCTGCATGCGCTGACCGTGGAGCACGATCCGGCGCGGTTGCGGCGGGTCAGTCGGCAGGCGGCGACGCTGTTGCTGGCCGCGGGGCTGGATCCGGAGCTCTGCACGGTGTTTGTGCAGAGTCACGTGGAGGAGCATCTGCGGCTGTCGTATCTGATGGAGTGCACGGCCTCCGACGGGGAGATGCGGCGCATGATCCAGTACAAGGAGAAGGCCGCGCGTGAGCAGGCGCGCGGGGGGAGTGTGCGGCTGTCGCTGCTGACGTATCCGGCGCTGATGGCGGCGGACATCCTGGCGTACGGGACGCATGAGGTGCCGGTCGGGGAGGACCAGGCGCAGCATGTGGAGCTGACGCGGGATCTGGCGGTGCGGTTCAACCAGCGGTACGGGGCGACGTTCGTGGTGCCGAAGGCGACGCATCCGGTGGTGGCGGCGCGGGTGAGGGATCTGCAGGAGCCGACGTCGAAGATGGGGAAGTCGCATGCCCGTACGGCGGGGGTCGTCTATTTGCTGGATGAGCCGGAAGTGGTGCGGAAGAAAGTGCTGCGGGCGGTGACGGATGCGGGGCGGGATGTCGCCTATGAGCCGGAGCAGCGGCCGGGGGTGGCGAATCTGCTGAATGTGCTGGCGGCGTGTACGGGGGGTGATCCGCGGCGGCTGGCCGAGGAGTACGACTCGTACGGCGCGCTGAAGAAGGATGTGGCGGAGGCCGTGGTGGAGATGTTGCGGCCGGTGCGGGAGCGGCATGCGGAGCTGGCCGCCGATCCGTCGTCTGTGGATGCGGTGCTGCGGCGGGGTGCGGAGCGGGCGCGTTCCCTGGCCAGGCCGCGGGTGGATGCGGCGTTCGAGGCGGTGGGGCTGCTGCCCGCGGGGTGA
- the proC gene encoding pyrroline-5-carboxylate reductase produces MTQKVAVLGTGKIGEALLSGMIRGGWAPSDLLVTARRPERAAQLHERYGVEAVSNAEAAKSADTLILTVKPQDMGTLLRELAPHVPADRLVISGAAGIPTSYFEERLAAGTPVVRVMTNTPALVDEAMSVISAGSHANGTHLTRAEEIFSGVGKTLRVPESQQDACTALSGSGPAYFYFLVEAMTDAGILLGLPRDKAHDLIVQAAIGAAVMLRDSGEHPVKLRENVTSPAGTTINAIRELENHGVRAALIAALEAARDRSRELASGNG; encoded by the coding sequence ATGACCCAGAAGGTCGCAGTACTCGGCACCGGAAAAATCGGCGAAGCCCTGCTCAGCGGAATGATCCGAGGCGGCTGGGCACCCTCCGACCTCCTGGTCACCGCCCGCCGCCCGGAACGCGCCGCACAGCTCCATGAGCGCTACGGCGTCGAAGCGGTCAGCAACGCCGAGGCCGCCAAGTCCGCCGACACCCTCATCCTCACCGTCAAGCCCCAGGACATGGGCACCCTCCTGCGGGAGCTGGCCCCGCACGTCCCCGCCGACCGCCTGGTCATCAGCGGCGCCGCCGGCATCCCCACCTCGTACTTCGAGGAGCGCCTGGCCGCCGGCACCCCCGTCGTCCGGGTCATGACGAACACCCCCGCCCTCGTCGACGAGGCGATGTCCGTCATCTCCGCCGGCAGCCACGCCAACGGCACACACCTCACCCGCGCCGAGGAGATCTTCTCCGGCGTCGGCAAGACCCTCCGCGTCCCGGAGTCCCAGCAGGACGCCTGCACCGCGCTCTCCGGCTCCGGCCCGGCCTACTTCTACTTCCTCGTCGAGGCCATGACGGACGCCGGCATCCTCCTCGGCCTGCCCCGCGACAAGGCCCACGACCTCATCGTCCAGGCCGCCATCGGCGCCGCCGTGATGCTCCGCGACAGCGGTGAACACCCCGTCAAGCTCCGCGAGAACGTCACCTCCCCGGCCGGCACCACCATCAACGCCATCCGCGAACTCGAGAACCACGGCGTACGCGCCGCCCTCATCGCCGCCCTGGAGGCCGCCCGCGACCGCAGCCGCGAACTGGCCTCCGGCAACGGCTGA
- a CDS encoding ABC transporter permease has protein sequence MRHDLRTIALMLVVPCVMIALLRYVFDARPETFDSIGASLLGIFPMITMFLVTSIATLRERTSGTLERLLAMPLGKAELISGYALAFGLLAIVQSALATGLSLWLLGLDVTGSPWLLLLVAVLDALLGTALGLFVSAFAASEFQAVQFMPAVLMPQLLLCGLFTPRDTMQPALEALSAALPMSYAVDGMNEVLAHPDITGDFVRDTVIVTACALLVLALGAATLRRRTK, from the coding sequence CTGCGCCACGACCTCCGCACCATCGCGCTGATGCTCGTCGTCCCGTGCGTGATGATCGCCCTGCTCCGCTACGTCTTCGACGCCCGCCCGGAGACGTTCGACAGCATCGGCGCCTCCCTCCTCGGCATCTTCCCGATGATCACGATGTTCCTGGTGACCTCCATCGCCACCCTCCGCGAACGCACCTCGGGCACCCTGGAACGCCTGCTCGCCATGCCCCTCGGCAAGGCCGAACTGATCAGCGGCTATGCCCTCGCCTTCGGCCTGCTCGCCATCGTGCAGTCCGCCCTCGCCACCGGCCTGTCCCTCTGGCTCCTCGGCCTCGACGTCACCGGCTCCCCCTGGCTGCTCCTCCTGGTGGCCGTCCTCGACGCCCTCCTCGGCACCGCCCTCGGCCTGTTCGTCTCGGCCTTCGCCGCCTCCGAATTCCAGGCCGTCCAGTTCATGCCCGCCGTTCTGATGCCCCAACTGCTGCTCTGCGGCCTGTTCACCCCGCGCGACACCATGCAGCCGGCCCTGGAAGCGCTCTCCGCCGCCCTCCCGATGTCCTACGCCGTCGACGGAATGAACGAGGTCCTCGCACACCCCGACATCACCGGCGACTTCGTCCGCGACACGGTCATCGTCACCGCCTGCGCCCTCCTCGTCCTCGCCCTCGGCGCCGCCACCCTCCGCCGCCGTACGAAGTGA
- a CDS encoding ABC transporter ATP-binding protein — protein MMNCGRDPAVHARGLTVVRGGRTVLDALAFDVPRGRVTGLLGPSGCGKSTLMRAIAGTQAKVTGTLDVLGHPAGDLRLRARIGYVTQDPSVYDDLTVRQNLDYFAAVLHPGRSARGRRRESVTRAIEDVDLTRLAGALAGNLSGGQSSRASLAVALLGAPELLVLDEPTVGLDPVLRRDLWHLFHTLAADRGTTLLVSSHVMDEAERCHRLLLLREGRLLAGGTSTTESGGDTPDALRDRTGSDTVEAAFLHLVDEAEAAATRPPEPAHPTTPQEPAR, from the coding sequence ATGATGAATTGTGGCCGTGACCCCGCCGTCCACGCCCGCGGTCTCACCGTCGTCCGGGGCGGCCGGACCGTCCTCGACGCCCTCGCCTTCGACGTGCCCCGCGGCCGGGTCACCGGTCTGCTCGGCCCCTCGGGCTGCGGCAAATCCACCCTCATGCGCGCCATCGCCGGCACCCAGGCCAAGGTCACCGGCACCCTCGACGTCCTCGGCCACCCCGCGGGCGACCTCCGGCTGCGCGCCCGCATCGGCTATGTCACCCAGGACCCGTCCGTATACGACGACCTCACCGTCCGCCAGAACCTCGACTACTTCGCCGCCGTCCTGCACCCCGGCCGGTCCGCCCGCGGCCGCCGCCGCGAGAGCGTCACCCGCGCCATCGAGGACGTCGACCTCACCCGCCTCGCCGGCGCCCTCGCCGGCAACCTCTCCGGCGGCCAGAGCAGCCGTGCCTCCCTCGCGGTCGCCCTGCTCGGCGCCCCCGAACTCCTCGTCCTCGACGAGCCCACCGTCGGCCTGGACCCCGTCCTCCGCCGCGACCTGTGGCACCTCTTCCACACCCTCGCCGCCGACCGCGGCACCACCCTTCTCGTCTCCTCGCACGTCATGGACGAGGCCGAGCGCTGCCACCGGCTGCTCCTGCTGCGCGAGGGCCGCCTGCTCGCCGGGGGCACCTCGACGACGGAGTCCGGGGGAGACACCCCCGACGCTCTCCGTGACCGCACCGGCTCCGACACCGTCGAGGCCGCCTTCCTCCATCTGGTCGACGAGGCCGAGGCGGCGGCCACCCGGCCACCGGAACCGGCGCACCCCACCACTCCCCAGGAGCCGGCGCGATGA
- a CDS encoding SulP family inorganic anion transporter, with protein sequence MRRFRIARQHLSRPSIPSRETLSVWRADFTSSLVVFLVAVPLCVGVAVASGVPAELGLVTGIVGGLLTGLLPGSSLQVSGPAAGLTVLVYEAVQEYGLGTLGALVLIAGALQLVMGALRLGRWFRAISVAVVQGMLAGIGLVLIAGQLYALVDARPPGNGPANLGGLPDLAMDTIGSDTALAALAVGAGTIALLVLWPKWQRAARVLPAPLVAVALATVAVFVLDMPVARVEVAGLLEVIQPPGGADFARLTEAGAVAGALGTVLAFTLIASAESLFSAAAVDRLHDGPKTDYDKELMAQGAGNTVCGLLGALPMTAVIVRSAANVHAGARTKASRVLHGVWLLVFAAAFPAALGVVPLAALAGVLVHAGVKLLPVKQWRPLWREHRGEAVVLAATAVAIVATNMFEGVLLGLLMAVAKSAWETSHVHLEIVGLDEPAGHGEPAVLGPRRPIRVRALGNATFLRLPKLLDQLEALPKDREVQLDLTGLRHLDHACAAALGAWEEQRRGPGGTARQEAPSVAP encoded by the coding sequence ATGCGTAGGTTCCGTATTGCCCGACAACATCTGTCCCGGCCCTCCATACCGTCACGGGAAACGCTGTCGGTCTGGCGCGCCGATTTCACCTCCTCGCTGGTCGTCTTTCTCGTCGCCGTCCCGTTGTGTGTCGGGGTGGCCGTCGCCTCCGGGGTGCCGGCCGAACTCGGGCTGGTCACCGGAATCGTCGGCGGGTTGCTCACCGGGTTACTTCCCGGCAGCAGTCTGCAGGTCAGCGGTCCGGCCGCCGGGCTGACCGTGCTCGTCTACGAGGCCGTGCAGGAGTACGGGCTCGGCACGCTGGGTGCGCTGGTGCTGATCGCCGGGGCGCTGCAGCTGGTCATGGGGGCGCTCCGGCTGGGGCGCTGGTTCCGGGCCATCTCCGTGGCGGTCGTCCAGGGGATGCTCGCGGGCATCGGGCTGGTGCTGATCGCCGGGCAGTTGTACGCCCTGGTGGACGCCCGTCCGCCGGGCAACGGGCCGGCGAATCTGGGCGGGCTGCCGGACCTCGCGATGGACACCATCGGATCCGACACGGCGCTGGCGGCACTGGCCGTCGGCGCGGGAACCATCGCGCTGCTGGTGCTGTGGCCGAAGTGGCAGCGGGCGGCGCGGGTGCTGCCGGCGCCGCTGGTGGCGGTGGCCCTGGCGACGGTCGCGGTGTTCGTGCTCGACATGCCGGTGGCCCGGGTCGAAGTGGCGGGCCTGCTGGAAGTGATTCAGCCGCCGGGCGGCGCGGACTTCGCGCGGCTGACGGAGGCGGGGGCGGTGGCCGGTGCGCTGGGCACGGTGCTGGCGTTCACCCTGATCGCGTCGGCGGAGTCGCTGTTCAGCGCGGCCGCGGTGGACCGGCTGCACGACGGGCCGAAGACCGATTACGACAAGGAGCTGATGGCGCAGGGCGCCGGCAACACGGTCTGCGGGCTGCTCGGCGCGCTGCCGATGACCGCGGTGATCGTCCGCAGCGCCGCGAATGTGCACGCCGGGGCACGGACGAAGGCCTCGCGGGTGCTGCACGGGGTGTGGCTGCTGGTCTTCGCGGCGGCGTTCCCGGCGGCGCTGGGCGTGGTGCCGCTCGCGGCGCTGGCGGGCGTACTGGTACATGCGGGCGTCAAGTTGCTCCCGGTGAAGCAGTGGCGTCCGCTGTGGCGGGAGCACCGGGGTGAGGCCGTGGTGCTCGCCGCGACGGCGGTGGCGATCGTGGCCACCAACATGTTCGAGGGGGTACTGCTCGGGCTGCTGATGGCGGTCGCCAAGTCGGCGTGGGAGACCTCGCACGTCCACCTGGAGATCGTGGGGCTGGACGAGCCCGCGGGCCACGGTGAACCGGCCGTTCTGGGGCCCCGTCGCCCCATCCGCGTACGGGCCCTCGGCAATGCCACCTTCCTCCGGCTGCCCAAGCTGCTCGACCAGTTGGAGGCGTTGCCCAAGGACCGTGAGGTCCAGCTGGACCTGACCGGGCTGCGGCATCTCGACCATGCCTGCGCGGCCGCGCTCGGGGCCTGGGAGGAGCAGCGCCGCGGCCCCGGCGGGACCGCCCGGCAGGAAGCCCCGTCCGTCGCCCCGTAG